One segment of Rhipicephalus sanguineus isolate Rsan-2018 chromosome 6, BIME_Rsan_1.4, whole genome shotgun sequence DNA contains the following:
- the LOC119395839 gene encoding uncharacterized protein LOC119395839, whose translation MGGVDLLDSLISLYRPYLRSKRYYFRVFLHILDLTAVNAWLLYKRNAMTNPDEHRGRLLPLAEFKMSLATSLCKAGKTQLKKRGRPSNGSVEQGIQMKKKRGPSGPTPTQDVRLDQVGHWVLWSQKRQRCKFPGCTGICMTYCSKCGNHLCTTSKSNCFHLYHTTT comes from the exons ATGGGAGGCGTCGATCTCTTGGACTCTCTGATTTCGCTTTATCGTCCCTACCTCAGGTCGAAGAGGTACTACTTTCGTGTTTTTCTTCACATTCTTGACTTGACGGCAGTCAATGCTTGGTTACTGTACAAGAGAAATGCCATGACTAACCCTGATGAGCACAGAGGAAGGCTCCTTCCCTTGGCAGAATTCAAGATGAGCCTGGCTACGTCGCTCTGCAAGGCTGGCAAGACGCAGCTCAAAAAGCGAGGTAGACCTAGCAATGGATCAGTGGAACAAGGCATCCagatgaagaaaaaaaggggaCCATCAGGGCCGACCCCAACTCAGGATGTCAGGCTAGACCAG GTTGGTCACTGGGTTCTTTGGAGCCAGAAGCGCCAACGCTGCAAGTTTCCTGGCTGCACCGGAATTTGCATGACTTACTGTTCGAAGTGTGGAAACCACCTCTGCACAACAAGCAAAAGCAATTGCTTCCATTTGTATCACACCACAACATGA